From one Lineus longissimus chromosome 3, tnLinLong1.2, whole genome shotgun sequence genomic stretch:
- the LOC135485566 gene encoding cytochrome P450 3A24-like, with protein sequence MEFLRDFLGALLRRDQAETTIELIKDRVRVTNENGRLGANGALLLVTVILMVIACWRRRQAFLVFQVRGINGPRPNFLIGNLQETKDGMSDAIRDWSKKFGKTYGFFEGPLPMLATSDIEILKQVFITQHSKFAARKPLPVGEGPDGEDIHIAFAHGQRWKKQRDIMSPLFRTSNLKQMLPEVQKCNDKFMKVLEDRRLESKPFDIYREFQSCTLETICRVGFGLDCDGMDFEAFRRLCRDCFQSITPEGLKKRPVFLMSIILGVIFPSLKEYWNKMQMAFHNNKIDTNPSIILQEAIKGMIEERKREASLRGDFLQQLLDASDYNNNKFKGKKSLEAGELYANSSVFLLAGYDTTSTTLAFAAHALAIHPEMQRKIQEEIDEIVGDEATFTYEQLKELKYLDRVISEVLRLHPVAPSGVTRMCIEETTVKGIHFPRGLSVVADVRTLHSDPELWGNNPEEFDPDRFLPEKKASRNSAAYLPFGIGPRHCIGMRFALVEMKLILVTLLRKYTLSRCEETVVPMDVCESATLLIPKEGVMVKVELRD encoded by the exons ATGGAGTTTCTTAGAGACTTCCTCGGGGCATTGCTCCGCCGCGACCAAGCGGAGACGACGATAGAGCTAATCAAAGACAGG GTGAGAGTCACAAACGAAAATGGTCGTTTGGGTGCGAACGGAGCTTTGCTGCTGGTGacggtcatcctcatggttattGCTTGCTG GAGACGAAGGCAAGCCTTTCTAGTATTCCAGGTCCGGGGCATAAACGGGCCTAGGCCCAACTTCTTGATTGGTAATCTGCAGGAGACCAAAGAT GGAATGAGCGATGCTATCCGTGATTGGTCAAAGAAGTTCGGCAAGACATACGGGTTCTTTGAAGGTCCACTGCCCATGTTGGCTACATCCGATATTGAAATTTTGAAGCAGGTTTTCATCACTCAACATAGCAAATTTGCTGCCAGAAAG CCTTTGCCAGTTGGTGAGGGTCCAGATGGAGAGGATATCCATATTGCTTTCGCACACGGTCAAAGATGGAAGAAGCAACGGGACATTATGTCGCCATTATTTAGAACCAGCAATTTAAAACAG ATGTTGCCAGAGGTTCAGAAGTGTAACGACAAGTTCATGAAGGTCCTTGAGGACAGGCGATTGGAGAGCAAGCCGTTTGATATTTACAG GGAATTCCAATCCTGCACGTTGGAGACCATCTGCCGGGTGGGTTTCGGGCTCGATTGCGATGGAATGGACTTCGAAGCTTTCAGAAGACTCTGCAGAGATTGCTTTCAGTCTATCACTCCGGAGGGCTTAAAGAAGAGACCCGTGTTCCTCATGTCCATTATTCTGGGAG TTATCTTTCCCAGCTTGAAGGAATACTGGAACAAGATGCAGATGGCCTTTCACAACAATAAAATTGACACCAACCCTTCAATCATCCTTCAGGAAGCAATCAAGGGCATGATTGAAGAGAGGAAAAGGGAAGCG TCTCTCCGAGGAGATTTCTTACAACAACTCCTAGACGCATCAGACTACAACAACAATAAGTTCAAGGGAAAGAAATCTCTTGAGGCGGGG GAACTTTATGCCAACTCGTCCGTATTTCTGTTGGCTGGGTATGACACCACCAGCACGACCCTGGCCTTTGCCGCCCATGCACTGGCCATCCATCCTGAGATGCAGAGGAAGATACAGGAAGAAATCGATGAAATAGTTGGCGATGAGGCCACCTTTACATACGAACAACTGAAAGAACTAAAATATCTGGACAGAGTGATCTCGGAGGTCCTGAGACTGCATCCCGTTGCACCAAG TGGTGTAACCAGGATGTGCATTGAAGAAACAACCGTGAAAGGCATCCACTTCCCTCGCGGTCTTTCAGTGGTAGCAGACGTTAGGACGTTGCACTCCGATCCAGAGCTATGGGGAAACAACCCAGAAGAGTTTGACCCTGATAG ATTCCTCCCAGAAAAGAAAGCCAGCCGCAACTCAGCAGCATACTTGCCATTTGGAATTGGGCCAAGACATTGCATCGGAATGAGATTTGCCTTGGTAGAAATGAAGCTGATTTTAGTGACATTATTACGAAAGTACACGCTCAGTCGATGCGAAGAAACGGTTGTTCCCATGGACGTTTGTGAGTCGGCCACCTTACTGATTCCAAAAGAAGGTGTAATGGTTAAGGTGGAATTAAGAGACTGA
- the LOC135485569 gene encoding retinol dehydrogenase 13-like, with product MGRYRMPRYSYHLSLAGTLVGAVVLLREYVGGKKYGGKEKLVGKTVIVTGASSGIGKETAVELAKRGARVILACRDEEKATKVRAEIVVETANRNVEVKKLDLASMASIRKFAKDIIINERHVDILINNAGVMRCPKTLTEDGFEMQLGVNHLGHFLLTNLLLDKLKESQPSRIITLSSVAHTRGKINFIDLNSSKDYDKAEAYNQSKLANLLFTRELAKKLEGTKVTANAVHPGIVNTDLGRHLSLKKSYFSWIFLGPFLWVFTKTPKQGAQTTIYGAVNPGLENVSGKYYSNCKETKPSKDAQDDAAAKRLWLVSERWTRLS from the exons ATGGGTAGATACCGAATGCCGCGATATTCCTACCATCTTAGCTTGGCTGGGACATTGGTAGGAGCTGTTGTGCTACTTAG AGAATATGTTGGTGGAAAGAAATATGGAGGAAAGGAAAAGCTTGTTGGTAAAACAGTGATTGTCACTGGAGCAAGTAGTGGTATTGGAAAAGAGACTGCTGTAGAATTAGCAAAACGGG GAGCAAGAGTGATTCTTGCCTGCAGGGATGAGGAGAAGGCAACAAAGGTTCGTGCTGAGATTGTGGTCGAAACAGCCAACAGGAATGTTGAGGTGAAAAAACTTGACCTGGCTTCGATGGCATCAATCAGGAAATTTGCCAAAGACATCATTATAA ACGAAAGACACGTTGATATCCTCATCAACAATGCTGGAGTGATGCGATGTCCAAAGACACTAACCGAGGATGGCTTTGAGATGCAACTTGGTGTAAATCATTTGGGACACTTTCTGCTGACAAACCTTCTTCTTGACAAACTGAAAGAGTCACAACCTAGTCGTATTATTACGCTATCAAGTGTTGCTCACACGAGAGGGAAAATAAATTTTATAGACTTGAATAGCAGCAAGGATTATGACAAGGCTGAAGCCTATAATCAGAGTAAATTAGCAAATTTACTATTCACAAGGGAATTGGCAAAGAAATTAGAAG GAACCAAAGTAACAGCCAATGCTGTCCATCCAGGAATAGTCAACACAGACCTGGGACGACATTTAAGTCTTAAAAAGTCGTATTTCTCATGGATCTTTCTCGGTCCGTTTCTCTGGGTGTTTACAAAGACGCCAAAGCAGGGTGCTCAAACAACCATATATGGTGCAGTGAACCCTGGGTTAGAAAATGTGTCGGGAAAAtattacag CAATTGTAAGGAAACTAAACCGTCAAAGGATGCTCAGGATGATGCTGCTGCAAAAAGATTATGGCTAGTTAGTGAAAGATGGACTCGGTTATCATGA